A part of Scophthalmus maximus strain ysfricsl-2021 chromosome 20, ASM2237912v1, whole genome shotgun sequence genomic DNA contains:
- the m17 gene encoding IL-6 subfamily cytokine M17 isoform X1, whose product MSLHACSVHRHVGTLTTCFIEKKGPKNAHLKKRRKFWGIWLPHKLHVISSYDKCVVSVFEKKKEVLKQCDYDKSAQFACNTQRRMNGHVKSMRFQQFMELTTTLLSLLLVMAVDSTRTAAASRNQQCGNSLQQTWKLTRLALKESVDLIRTYKAYQGEMSERFCKVPVSDVPDPNISGLEPSERIASIYTHLQAFLAHFKRVYEQQTDLQLPTSPLLTELTIARARGRSLAALVNSFYQRLFPNLPLPEPAGGATALPPPQNVFQQKVYGCVVLKTYKELLSNASRELRMLKSKVCRRRIQINTPIF is encoded by the exons ATGTCCCTACATGCCTGCTCTGTGCACAGGCACGTAGGGACATTGACCACTTGTTTCATAGAGAAGAAGGGGCCAAAAAATGCacatctgaaaaaaaggaggaaattcTGGGGAATTTGGTTGCCTCACAAACTGCACGTCATTTCCTCCTATGACAAATGTGTGGTTtctgtctttgaaaaaaaaaaagaagttttaaaGCAGTGTGATTATGACAAGTCCGCGCAATTTGCCTGCAATACTCAGAGGAGAATGAATGGTCATGTAAAGAGCATGCGTTTTCAACAGTTTATGGAACTGACAACAA CATTACTCTCTCTCCTGCTGGTTATGGCTGTTGATTCAACAAGAACTGCTGCAGCGAGCAGGAACCAGCAGTGTGGGAATTCTCTGCAGCAGACTTGGAAGCTCACCAGACTCGCGCTGAAAGAATCTGTCGACCTAATCAGAACATAT AAAGCCTATCAAGGAGAGATGTCGGAGCGCTTCTGCAAGGTGCCAGTCAGCGACGTCCCTGACCCCAACATCTCCGGCCTGGAGCCCTCGGAGAGGATAGCGAGCATCTACACACACCTCCAGGCCTTCCTCGCACATTTCAAACGGGTGTACGAGCAGCAGACAGACTTGCAGTTGCCCACGAGCCCGCTGCTGACCGAGCTCACCATTGCCAGAGCTCGCGGCAGGAGCCTGGCTGCTCTGGTCAACAGCTTTTATCAGCGCCTCTTCCCAAACCTGCCTCTACCGGAGCCAGCAGGGGGGGCGACAGCGCTGCCTCCGCCTCAGAACGTGTTCCAGCAGAAGGTCTACGGCTGTGTGGTCCTGAAGACCTACAAAGAGTTGCTGTCAAATGCTTCCAGAGAACTGAGAATGCTAAAGAGCAAAGTATGCAGGAGGAGGATACAAATTAACACACCCATCTTCTGA
- the m17 gene encoding IL-6 subfamily cytokine M17 isoform X2 gives MAVDSTRTAAASRNQQCGNSLQQTWKLTRLALKESVDLIRTYKAYQGEMSERFCKVPVSDVPDPNISGLEPSERIASIYTHLQAFLAHFKRVYEQQTDLQLPTSPLLTELTIARARGRSLAALVNSFYQRLFPNLPLPEPAGGATALPPPQNVFQQKVYGCVVLKTYKELLSNASRELRMLKSKVCRRRIQINTPIF, from the exons ATGGCTGTTGATTCAACAAGAACTGCTGCAGCGAGCAGGAACCAGCAGTGTGGGAATTCTCTGCAGCAGACTTGGAAGCTCACCAGACTCGCGCTGAAAGAATCTGTCGACCTAATCAGAACATAT AAAGCCTATCAAGGAGAGATGTCGGAGCGCTTCTGCAAGGTGCCAGTCAGCGACGTCCCTGACCCCAACATCTCCGGCCTGGAGCCCTCGGAGAGGATAGCGAGCATCTACACACACCTCCAGGCCTTCCTCGCACATTTCAAACGGGTGTACGAGCAGCAGACAGACTTGCAGTTGCCCACGAGCCCGCTGCTGACCGAGCTCACCATTGCCAGAGCTCGCGGCAGGAGCCTGGCTGCTCTGGTCAACAGCTTTTATCAGCGCCTCTTCCCAAACCTGCCTCTACCGGAGCCAGCAGGGGGGGCGACAGCGCTGCCTCCGCCTCAGAACGTGTTCCAGCAGAAGGTCTACGGCTGTGTGGTCCTGAAGACCTACAAAGAGTTGCTGTCAAATGCTTCCAGAGAACTGAGAATGCTAAAGAGCAAAGTATGCAGGAGGAGGATACAAATTAACACACCCATCTTCTGA
- the tescb gene encoding tescalcin b, with protein MGALQSLHGRPEYLDLAEKTGFSFEQIRVLHERFKQLSHNEETLRRSHFNEIPDLACNPIRAQIIEAFFDRRNYHQNGEGTVEEIGFEEFLVVMSHFRPPSLHMTEEQRENVRREKLRFVFNMHDTDNDGTITLEEYRHVVEELLSRSGALEKETAKSIADAAMLEVASISMGHMEPDEFYEGITFEHFLKLLDGFEIESRMNIRFLNMDTSTLCK; from the exons ATGGGCGCGCTGCAGTCTCTCCACGGTCGACCGGAGTACCTCGACCTGGCGGAGAAGACGGGAT TCTCATTCGAACAGATCCGAGTGCTCCATGAAAGATTCAAACAGCTGAGCCACAATGAGGAAACTCTGCG GAGGAGTCACTTCAACGAAATCCCAGATCTTGCGTGCAATCCCATCCGAGCACAGATCATAGAGGCTTTCTTTGACAgaag AAACTATCATCAGAACGGCGAGGGGACGGTGGAGGAGATCGGCTTTGAGGAGTTCCTGGTGGTCATGTCCCATTTCAGGCCCCCGTCTCTGCACATGACGGAGGAGCAGCGTGAGAACGTCAGGAGGGAGAAACTGAGAT TTGTATTCAACATGCATGACACAGACAACGATGGGACAATAACCCTTGAGGAATACAGACAT gtggtggaggagctgtTATCGCGCAGCGGCGCTTTGGAGAAGGAAACGGCCAAAAGCATTGCTGATGCCGCCATGTTGGAGGTGGCCAGTATCTCGATGGGTCACATG GAACCTGATGAATTCTATGAGGGAATTACATTTGAGCATTTCCTCAAG TTGCTGGATGGCTTCGAAATTGAATCAAGAATGAACATTCGCTTTTTGAACATGGACACGTCGACCCTGTGTAAGTGA